One segment of Methylotuvimicrobium sp. KM2 DNA contains the following:
- a CDS encoding VOC family protein, with amino-acid sequence MIKIKNIDHIVIRARNPEIMIRFYCDVLGCRLEKSSEKIGLYQLRAGASLIDIVSVQGELGRQGGRAPSEEGRNMHHFCLRIDPFDEQEIKRYLVEKSVSYSDIETHYGAEGYGPSMYIKDPENNVIELKGPANA; translated from the coding sequence ATGATCAAGATCAAAAATATCGACCATATTGTGATCCGTGCCCGAAACCCGGAAATCATGATACGTTTTTATTGCGATGTGCTAGGTTGCCGTTTAGAAAAATCGTCGGAAAAAATCGGCTTGTATCAATTGAGAGCAGGAGCCTCATTGATCGACATCGTTTCAGTCCAAGGCGAACTGGGTCGGCAAGGAGGACGGGCTCCGAGTGAAGAGGGTCGGAATATGCATCATTTTTGCCTGCGCATCGACCCGTTCGACGAACAAGAAATCAAACGGTACTTAGTAGAAAAAAGCGTGAGCTACAGTGATATCGAAACACATTATGGAGCCGAAGGCTATGGACCTTCGATGTATATCAAAGACCCGGAAAATAATGTTATCGAATTGAAAGGGCCTGCGAATGCTTAG
- a CDS encoding IS1634 family transposase has protein sequence MFIRRTQTRCRATGEPHETYRLVHSERIGQKVKQVTLLNLGRHFSIQPTFWPALCRRVLELLSLQTSLFDPDLPQTVALAAEHIAARLLAESAPLLVRLSLIPTPAMSVVNEAAQAASESVSSEPPESRTPAEIYTIDANSLELARPRSIGVEQVGLAAMDLVNFTSLLMGLGLSGPIRAAVVGSIIGRMAAPASEAATHRWLGQRSGLGELLDVDFERMKPITLYRASDALMKHRDVIERTLFNRVHDLFGFETTVTLYDLTNTYFEGTAAANPKAQRGRSKEKRRDCPLVTLGLVLDGSGFVRRSQTFDGNASEGKTLAEMLKDLGAPPGALVVMDAGIATEANLTWLREHGYRYLVVSRERARQFEADTAIPIETAAGSAVHIQRIDDSEHQEVRLYCYSEQREQKERGINQHLCERFEAGLQKIADGLHKPRAEKRLDKLQQRIGRLQEKYHGIGQHYTIELTPDETGEKVIGLTWSKQPKAGSRLSHPGVYCLRSNETQWDAEKLWRTYIMLTDLEAVFRSLKSELGLRPVYHHKEVRVDGHLFITVLAYQFVQIIRRQLKEHGIHDRWSTLRDILSVQQRVTASFRRADGGILHIRKSTQPEAELARIYHTLGLDPLPGGVQKTLL, from the coding sequence ATGTTTATTCGACGCACTCAAACCCGCTGCAGAGCCACCGGCGAACCTCATGAGACTTATCGACTGGTTCATTCCGAACGCATCGGTCAAAAAGTTAAACAGGTCACACTGCTGAATCTAGGCCGGCATTTTTCGATCCAGCCCACTTTTTGGCCGGCCTTATGTCGCCGTGTCCTGGAGTTGTTATCGTTGCAAACGAGTTTATTCGATCCGGACTTACCTCAGACGGTGGCCTTGGCCGCGGAACATATCGCCGCGCGCTTGTTGGCGGAAAGCGCGCCATTGCTCGTGAGGCTTTCGTTGATCCCGACCCCAGCCATGAGTGTCGTCAATGAAGCCGCACAGGCGGCTTCGGAATCGGTCTCGTCGGAGCCACCGGAGTCCCGGACTCCCGCTGAAATATATACCATTGATGCGAACTCGCTGGAATTAGCGAGGCCCCGTTCGATCGGTGTCGAGCAGGTCGGTTTGGCGGCGATGGACTTGGTCAATTTTACCTCGCTGCTGATGGGACTGGGTCTCTCCGGGCCGATACGGGCGGCGGTCGTGGGTTCGATCATCGGGCGCATGGCAGCGCCGGCTTCTGAGGCCGCCACGCACCGTTGGCTAGGTCAGCGCAGCGGTTTGGGCGAGCTGTTGGACGTCGATTTCGAACGCATGAAGCCGATCACGTTGTATCGGGCTTCAGACGCTTTGATGAAGCACCGGGACGTCATCGAACGCACGCTGTTCAACCGGGTGCACGATCTGTTCGGTTTCGAGACCACGGTTACCTTATACGACTTGACCAATACCTACTTCGAAGGCACGGCGGCCGCCAATCCGAAAGCGCAACGGGGCCGCTCCAAAGAAAAGCGCCGCGACTGTCCACTGGTCACGCTGGGCTTGGTGCTCGATGGCAGCGGCTTCGTCCGCCGTTCCCAGACCTTCGACGGCAATGCCTCGGAAGGCAAGACCTTGGCCGAGATGCTCAAAGACCTCGGTGCACCACCCGGCGCCTTGGTGGTCATGGACGCAGGCATCGCCACGGAAGCCAATCTCACCTGGCTGCGCGAACACGGTTACCGCTATCTGGTCGTCAGCCGCGAACGCGCTCGGCAATTCGAAGCCGACACCGCGATCCCGATCGAAACCGCCGCCGGCTCCGCCGTCCACATCCAGCGCATCGACGACAGCGAACACCAAGAAGTGCGCTTGTATTGCTACTCCGAACAGCGCGAACAAAAAGAGCGCGGCATCAATCAACACCTGTGCGAGCGCTTCGAAGCCGGATTACAAAAAATCGCCGACGGCCTCCACAAGCCTCGCGCCGAAAAGCGCCTCGACAAACTGCAACAGCGCATCGGTCGGCTCCAAGAAAAATACCACGGTATCGGCCAGCATTACACGATCGAACTGACCCCGGATGAGACCGGCGAAAAAGTCATCGGCCTGACCTGGTCGAAACAGCCCAAAGCCGGCAGCCGCCTGAGCCATCCCGGCGTCTATTGCCTCCGCAGTAACGAAACGCAATGGGATGCTGAAAAACTGTGGCGCACCTATATCATGCTCACCGACCTGGAAGCGGTGTTTCGTAGCCTTAAATCCGAACTCGGGCTTCGTCCGGTCTACCATCACAAAGAAGTCCGCGTCGACGGCCATTTGTTCATCACCGTCCTGGCCTATCAGTTCGTGCAAATCATCCGCCGGCAACTGAAAGAACACGGCATTCACGACCGCTGGTCCACACTGCGCGACATCTTGTCCGTTCAGCAGCGCGTCACCGCCTCCTTCCGGCGCGCCGACGGCGGTATTCTGCACATCCGCAAAAGCACACAACCGGAAGCGGAATTAGCACGGATTTACCACACATTGGGCCTTGACCCGCTTCCTGGAGGTGTACAAAAAACTCTACTATAG
- a CDS encoding IS110 family transposase, with protein MNTSVIGLDIAKNIFHLYTLNADNKVIKKKLKRAQVLTFFANYPVSTIGIEACGSSHYWARELTKLGHEVMLLNAKFVKSFVVGNKNDFNDAQAIFDAVGRPNKRVVAIKTEVQQDMQLLHNLRQDLVKRRTAVVNQIRGALLERGIAIHKGVDQVRKQLPDILEDAENGLTALCRELIAEQAERLRELDKVIKEQDKRLGRLSQADALSRRMLDVPGVGPITATIVASDIGDGKGYTSSRDYAASLGLVPGQHSSGDKPRYLGISKRGNRYIRTNLIHGARAVVKNCAGKTDQLSRWLQSLVERRGFNKAAVALANKNARILWAMTTKNEAYQGAPA; from the coding sequence ATGAATACTAGCGTAATTGGTTTAGATATCGCAAAGAACATTTTTCATCTGTATACGTTGAATGCGGATAATAAAGTCATCAAGAAAAAACTCAAACGGGCGCAAGTCTTGACCTTCTTCGCCAATTATCCGGTCAGCACGATTGGTATCGAGGCGTGCGGCAGTAGCCATTATTGGGCTAGAGAATTAACTAAACTGGGCCATGAAGTGATGTTATTGAACGCGAAGTTTGTCAAGAGCTTCGTGGTCGGCAACAAGAATGATTTTAACGATGCCCAAGCGATTTTTGATGCGGTCGGCCGGCCCAATAAGCGGGTGGTGGCGATCAAAACCGAGGTACAGCAAGATATGCAACTGCTTCATAATCTACGCCAGGATCTGGTCAAACGACGAACTGCTGTAGTGAATCAGATTCGTGGAGCCTTGCTGGAGCGCGGCATTGCCATTCACAAAGGGGTCGATCAAGTCAGAAAACAATTGCCTGATATTTTAGAAGATGCCGAGAACGGACTAACAGCGCTGTGTCGAGAGCTGATTGCGGAGCAAGCTGAGCGGTTGAGAGAATTGGATAAGGTGATTAAGGAGCAAGACAAACGGCTGGGCAGGCTCAGTCAAGCCGATGCATTAAGCCGGCGCATGCTGGATGTTCCCGGGGTGGGTCCGATCACCGCCACGATTGTGGCATCTGATATCGGGGACGGCAAAGGCTATACCAGTAGCCGAGATTATGCGGCGAGTCTGGGCCTGGTTCCCGGGCAGCATAGCAGCGGCGATAAACCCCGCTATCTGGGGATCAGTAAGCGGGGTAATCGTTATATCCGAACCAACTTAATTCATGGTGCCCGCGCGGTGGTCAAAAACTGTGCTGGCAAAACGGATCAACTCAGCCGGTGGCTGCAGTCGCTGGTCGAGCGACGCGGCTTTAACAAGGCCGCGGTTGCCCTGGCCAACAAAAACGCCCGCATCTTGTGGGCAATGACCACGAAAAATGAAGCTTATCAAGGGGCGCCTGCCTAA
- the sbcB gene encoding exodeoxyribonuclease I: MTGRTFYWHDYETFGIDPRRDRPVQFAGIRTDYDFNVLGDPLVIYCKPALDCLPDPVACLITGITPQIAEAKGICEAEFIEAISCEISQPNTCTLGYNNIRFDDEVTRNTLYRNLYDPYQREWQNGNSRWDIIDVVRAAYALRPGGIEWPVTEEGIVTFRLEELTKANGIEHAMAHDALSDVYATIAVAKLIRESQPKLFNFLFDNRVKSAANRLLQTGSFKPVVHISGKYSVKNHCMAVVLPICRHPSNNNGVVVYDLSSDPEILLNLSVDEIKQRIFIATKDLPKGVERIPLKTVHVNKCPVLAPIAVIRSNDAARLNIDIDCCYRYIDKIRNDSNILEKITHVFETDFPESDADPDLMIYSGGFFSDSDKKTMEKVHKTLPENLASLRLNFSDPRLSEMFFRYRARNYPETLNEEERARWMKDCVERLTGAVSNCMTINEYFSKVQELQSESSADSAILSALREYALDKMRLLSIVGMDSE, encoded by the coding sequence GTGACCGGACGGACTTTTTATTGGCATGACTACGAAACGTTCGGAATAGATCCTAGGCGCGACAGGCCGGTTCAATTTGCCGGAATTCGTACCGATTATGATTTCAATGTGTTAGGCGATCCGCTTGTCATTTATTGTAAGCCCGCACTCGATTGTCTTCCCGATCCCGTTGCCTGTTTAATTACAGGTATTACTCCGCAAATTGCCGAAGCAAAAGGAATTTGCGAGGCTGAGTTTATCGAAGCGATTTCTTGTGAAATTTCTCAGCCCAATACTTGCACCCTAGGGTATAACAATATTCGTTTCGACGATGAAGTAACCCGCAATACTTTGTATCGGAACCTTTACGATCCTTATCAGCGAGAGTGGCAAAACGGTAATTCCCGTTGGGATATAATCGATGTGGTTCGAGCCGCTTACGCGCTTCGTCCCGGCGGTATTGAGTGGCCGGTAACCGAGGAGGGAATAGTTACTTTTCGGTTGGAAGAATTGACTAAGGCTAATGGTATTGAGCATGCGATGGCTCACGATGCGTTGTCGGATGTTTACGCAACGATAGCTGTGGCTAAACTGATTCGAGAGTCGCAACCGAAATTATTTAATTTTCTTTTTGATAACCGAGTTAAATCTGCCGCAAACCGATTATTGCAGACAGGCAGCTTTAAACCGGTTGTTCACATTTCAGGAAAATACTCTGTCAAAAATCATTGTATGGCCGTGGTTCTGCCTATTTGTCGGCACCCAAGCAATAACAATGGAGTCGTGGTTTATGATCTTTCTAGTGACCCTGAAATTCTGCTTAATTTGTCTGTCGATGAAATAAAGCAAAGAATTTTTATAGCTACAAAAGATCTTCCGAAAGGAGTCGAAAGGATTCCTCTTAAAACAGTGCATGTTAATAAATGCCCTGTTCTGGCACCGATAGCAGTTATAAGGTCCAATGATGCAGCTAGGCTTAATATAGATATTGATTGTTGCTACCGGTATATTGATAAAATCCGCAACGATTCTAATATCTTAGAAAAAATTACCCATGTCTTTGAAACGGATTTTCCGGAATCTGATGCCGACCCTGATTTGATGATTTACAGTGGCGGTTTTTTCAGCGATAGCGACAAAAAAACAATGGAGAAAGTTCATAAAACTCTTCCTGAGAATTTAGCTAGCTTGCGTTTAAACTTCAGCGATCCGCGGTTATCGGAAATGTTTTTCCGATATCGAGCCCGGAACTATCCTGAAACGTTAAACGAGGAGGAGCGGGCGCGCTGGATGAAAGATTGTGTGGAGCGTTTGACGGGTGCTGTTAGCAATTGCATGACGATTAATGAATATTTCTCAAAAGTGCAGGAGTTGCAGTCCGAAAGTTCAGCGGATTCAGCAATTTTATCGGCGTTGCGAGAATATGCGCTGGATAAAATGAGACTTTTGTCGATTGTCGGTATGGATTCAGAATAA
- a CDS encoding CBS domain-containing protein produces MLAKITVADYMTKRNMVTLKEDANVVEAIKQLLSHKITCAPVINGQGKLVGMFSEKDSMKVVLESAYNQGSAGKVSEFMSTDIVSVDADASIVDIAAKFKDSAIRSFPVFRDSELVGVVSRTDVLKALVNL; encoded by the coding sequence ATGCTGGCTAAAATTACTGTTGCCGATTATATGACCAAAAGAAATATGGTCACACTCAAGGAAGATGCCAATGTCGTTGAAGCAATTAAACAATTGCTTTCCCATAAAATTACCTGTGCTCCCGTGATAAACGGTCAAGGCAAGTTAGTTGGTATGTTCTCCGAAAAGGATAGCATGAAGGTGGTATTGGAATCGGCTTATAACCAAGGTTCGGCGGGTAAGGTTTCCGAATTTATGTCCACGGATATTGTTTCGGTCGATGCGGACGCGAGCATCGTCGACATTGCGGCCAAGTTCAAGGATTCTGCGATTAGAAGTTTTCCTGTTTTTCGAGATTCCGAGCTTGTGGGCGTTGTCAGTCGGACCGATGTGCTGAAAGCCTTGGTCAATCTTTAA
- the nqrM gene encoding (Na+)-NQR maturation NqrM translates to MTYFLVTFAFMLIVIAIMAVGVIFGRKAIKGSCGGANKGDCVCIKKCDKRKKMEAEGQV, encoded by the coding sequence ATGACTTACTTTTTAGTAACATTTGCATTTATGCTCATTGTTATTGCGATAATGGCAGTGGGCGTTATTTTTGGGAGAAAAGCTATCAAGGGCTCGTGCGGCGGGGCTAATAAAGGCGATTGCGTTTGCATTAAAAAGTGTGATAAAAGAAAAAAAATGGAAGCGGAAGGACAAGTTTAA
- a CDS encoding FAD:protein FMN transferase, with the protein MNVKQNQRGFGIFLVLVFLLAGCDDQGASKAVFPFEMTGQTMGTSFSIKAAVLPDGVKTDQLNIDIKELLELVNDQMSTYRPQSELSIINNSDSVEWQPVSESLYSVLAEAKRISDLTEGAFDITVGPLVNLWGFGPDPLSFQAPSNKAILLAMRRIGYRNLKLRDEPLSIKKNHPDLYLDLSAIAKGYGVDQVGLLLEKQGIKDYLVEIGGELRLRGHKPDGNAWRIAIEKPSSEQRMIQKIVSITDISVATSGDYRNYFEAEGVRFSHTIDPRTGKSINHNLASVTVLSETAMEADAWATSFMVLGAEDGIRLAEQLHLPVLFITKTAQGFSETSTSAYRDYFKEGQ; encoded by the coding sequence ATGAATGTAAAACAAAATCAACGAGGATTCGGGATTTTCCTGGTCCTCGTTTTTTTATTGGCGGGCTGTGATGATCAGGGGGCTAGCAAAGCGGTTTTCCCTTTCGAGATGACCGGTCAAACGATGGGTACCAGTTTTAGCATCAAAGCAGCGGTGTTGCCTGACGGGGTCAAAACCGACCAGCTTAACATTGACATTAAAGAATTGCTGGAACTCGTTAACGATCAGATGTCCACCTATCGGCCGCAATCAGAATTATCGATAATTAATAACAGCGATTCTGTCGAATGGCAGCCGGTTTCCGAGTCTCTGTACAGCGTTTTGGCTGAAGCTAAACGCATTAGTGACCTGACGGAGGGCGCCTTTGATATTACGGTCGGCCCGTTAGTCAATTTATGGGGTTTCGGTCCTGACCCTCTTTCGTTTCAGGCGCCTTCGAACAAAGCGATTCTTCTTGCGATGCGGCGAATTGGTTATCGGAATCTGAAGTTAAGAGACGAGCCCTTATCGATCAAAAAAAATCATCCTGATCTCTATCTTGATTTATCGGCGATCGCTAAAGGTTATGGAGTCGATCAAGTTGGTTTGCTGTTGGAAAAGCAAGGTATTAAAGACTATTTGGTTGAAATTGGCGGCGAGCTTCGACTGAGAGGACACAAACCGGATGGTAATGCTTGGCGTATTGCTATAGAAAAACCGTCTTCGGAGCAGCGAATGATACAGAAAATCGTATCGATTACCGATATATCGGTGGCGACCTCCGGAGATTACCGAAACTATTTTGAAGCAGAAGGGGTCAGATTTTCACATACGATCGATCCAAGAACGGGAAAATCTATCAATCATAACCTTGCTTCGGTAACGGTATTGAGCGAAACCGCAATGGAGGCTGATGCATGGGCAACATCCTTTATGGTCTTAGGCGCCGAAGATGGTATACGATTGGCAGAGCAGTTGCATCTTCCCGTCTTATTTATTACTAAAACCGCGCAGGGGTTCAGTGAAACATCAACCTCGGCGTATCGCGATTATTTTAAGGAGGGACAATGA
- the nqrF gene encoding NADH:ubiquinone reductase (Na(+)-transporting) subunit F, whose translation MLEIALGIIIFTVIVIALVFVIIGAKSKLVASGDVEILINDEKTIHAPVGSKLLTALADNKLFVPSACGGGGSCAQCRVKIFEGGGEILPTERSHITKREANEGERLSCQVTVKQNMKIEVEDSVFGVKKWECTVKSNHNVATFIKELVLDLPEGEAINYRAGGYIQIECPPHVVKYKDFIVEERFREDWDKFNLWRYVSEVKEPALRAYSMASYPEEKEIMLNVRIASPPPGAPENVPPGIMSSYIFNLKPGDKCIISGPYGEFFAQDTDKEMVFIGGGAGMAPMRSHIFDQLRRLKSKRKITFWYGARSKREMFYVEDFDMLAAENDNFEWHVALSDPLPDDDWDGYTGFIHNVLYENYLKNHPAPEDCEYYMCGPPIMNSSVINMLLENGVEPESIFLDDFGG comes from the coding sequence ATGCTGGAAATTGCATTAGGGATTATTATTTTCACGGTGATCGTGATTGCGCTGGTCTTTGTGATCATCGGCGCAAAAAGTAAATTAGTTGCCTCGGGAGATGTCGAAATTCTTATCAATGATGAGAAAACGATTCATGCTCCTGTCGGGTCTAAGTTGTTGACTGCCTTGGCAGACAACAAATTGTTCGTCCCTTCGGCTTGTGGCGGCGGCGGCTCATGTGCGCAATGCCGCGTCAAAATATTTGAGGGTGGCGGCGAAATTTTGCCGACTGAACGCTCTCATATCACTAAGCGTGAAGCGAACGAAGGCGAGCGTCTGTCTTGCCAGGTCACGGTTAAGCAAAACATGAAAATTGAAGTCGAAGATTCTGTTTTCGGCGTCAAAAAATGGGAATGCACTGTCAAGTCGAATCATAACGTTGCGACGTTTATCAAAGAATTGGTTTTAGACTTGCCGGAAGGTGAAGCGATCAATTACCGCGCAGGCGGTTACATTCAAATTGAATGTCCTCCTCATGTCGTAAAATACAAAGATTTCATTGTAGAAGAACGTTTCCGTGAAGATTGGGATAAATTCAATCTTTGGCGTTATGTTTCCGAAGTCAAAGAGCCTGCCTTGAGAGCTTACTCGATGGCAAGTTATCCTGAGGAAAAGGAAATCATGTTAAACGTCAGGATCGCCTCGCCGCCACCGGGAGCGCCTGAAAACGTTCCGCCAGGAATCATGTCATCTTACATCTTTAATTTAAAACCAGGCGATAAGTGTATTATTTCGGGTCCTTACGGCGAATTCTTCGCGCAAGATACCGATAAGGAGATGGTTTTCATAGGCGGCGGCGCAGGTATGGCTCCTATGCGTTCGCATATTTTCGATCAATTACGCCGATTAAAGTCGAAACGCAAGATAACCTTCTGGTACGGTGCGCGCAGTAAGCGCGAAATGTTCTATGTTGAAGACTTCGACATGTTGGCGGCCGAGAATGATAACTTCGAATGGCATGTCGCGTTGTCCGACCCTCTTCCTGACGATGACTGGGACGGGTACACAGGCTTTATTCACAATGTGTTGTATGAAAATTATCTTAAAAACCATCCGGCACCGGAAGATTGTGAATACTACATGTGCGGGCCTCCAATCATGAACTCGTCGGTTATCAACATGCTGTTGGAAAACGGAGTCGAGCCTGAAAGTATCTTCTTGGATGATTTCGGCGGTTGA
- the nqrE gene encoding NADH:ubiquinone reductase (Na(+)-transporting) subunit E → MEAYISLFVKAVFIENLALSFFLGMCTFLAVSKKISTAMGLGIAVMVVQTITVPANNIIYHSLLKEDALSWLGITGVDLSFLSLLSCIGMIAALVQILEMILDKFFPALYNALGVFLPLITVNCAILGGSLFMIERDYSLGESVTYGIGSGFGWALAITVMAGVREKLKYSDIPGGLQGLGITFLTAGLMSLGFMAFSGIQL, encoded by the coding sequence ATGGAAGCCTATATCAGTTTGTTTGTTAAAGCGGTTTTCATCGAAAACCTGGCGTTATCGTTTTTCCTGGGAATGTGTACATTCCTAGCGGTTTCGAAAAAGATTTCGACTGCTATGGGGCTGGGTATTGCTGTGATGGTCGTGCAAACTATCACAGTTCCGGCCAATAATATTATCTATCACAGCTTGTTGAAAGAAGATGCGTTGTCATGGCTAGGGATTACCGGCGTTGACTTGAGCTTTCTGTCGTTGTTGAGCTGTATCGGTATGATCGCCGCACTGGTTCAAATCCTGGAAATGATTTTGGATAAGTTCTTTCCGGCTTTATACAATGCCTTGGGTGTGTTTTTGCCGTTGATTACGGTCAACTGTGCGATTCTTGGCGGCAGTTTGTTCATGATCGAGCGCGATTACAGTTTGGGCGAAAGTGTCACTTACGGCATCGGTAGCGGTTTCGGCTGGGCATTGGCTATTACGGTCATGGCCGGTGTGCGCGAAAAGCTCAAATACAGTGATATACCGGGTGGCCTGCAAGGTCTTGGCATCACTTTTCTTACCGCGGGTCTGATGTCTCTTGGCTTCATGGCTTTTTCTGGAATCCAACTTTAA
- a CDS encoding NADH:ubiquinone reductase (Na(+)-transporting) subunit D yields the protein MSAILTSETKKVLIKPLINENPITLQVLGICSALAVTSQMSTSLIMAIALTSVTACSSASISLIRNHIPSSIRIIVQMTIIASLVIVVDQILKAVAYDISKQLSVFVGLIITNCIVMGRAEAYAMKNPPLESFMDGIGNGLGYSLILVIVAFFRELFGSGKLLGIEIFELTKDGGWYDPNGLMLLPPSAFFIIGMIIWVFRQFKPEQREHVEFEIMPIAHGEGGHH from the coding sequence ATGAGTGCAATATTAACGAGCGAAACTAAAAAGGTTTTAATTAAACCTTTAATTAACGAAAATCCGATAACCCTTCAGGTATTGGGTATCTGTTCGGCTCTGGCGGTGACGTCGCAAATGTCGACGTCATTGATCATGGCGATTGCTTTGACGTCGGTAACGGCGTGTTCAAGCGCATCGATCAGTTTAATCCGGAATCATATTCCGAGCAGTATTCGGATCATCGTACAAATGACGATCATCGCGTCTTTGGTTATCGTTGTCGATCAAATATTGAAGGCGGTTGCTTACGACATCAGCAAGCAATTATCGGTATTTGTCGGCTTGATCATCACTAACTGTATCGTGATGGGGCGCGCCGAAGCTTATGCGATGAAAAACCCGCCACTGGAAAGTTTCATGGACGGCATCGGTAATGGATTGGGCTATAGCTTGATTTTGGTTATCGTCGCGTTTTTCCGCGAATTGTTCGGTTCCGGAAAACTTCTTGGTATCGAAATTTTCGAATTGACTAAAGATGGCGGTTGGTACGATCCGAATGGTTTAATGCTGTTGCCGCCTAGCGCGTTTTTTATTATCGGAATGATCATTTGGGTGTTTCGTCAATTCAAGCCCGAGCAACGCGAGCATGTTGAATTTGAAATCATGCCGATTGCTCACGGTGAAGGAGGGCATCACTAA
- a CDS encoding Na(+)-translocating NADH-quinone reductase subunit C, translating to MPNLKDCKHYEKFKIYADKVLAQSNDSLEKTLAIALWVCFVCAILVSIAAVALRPMQANNKALDMKKNILDVAGLLQEGVDINAAFDQQIEAKLVDLETGDYVEGIDVATYDQRKATKDPELSIAIPPEEDIASIKAKAKIAKVYLVKDGEEIQSIILPVSGYGLWSTLYGFLALEADGQTVQSINFYDQAETPGLGGEVVNPNWRALWQGKKVYNEAGEPVLKLVKGTVDTSKPGSEYQVDGLAGATLTSVGVSNLVKYWMSKEGFATYLDKVRTDG from the coding sequence ATGCCTAATCTAAAAGATTGTAAACACTACGAAAAATTCAAGATATACGCGGATAAAGTTTTAGCGCAGAGTAACGATAGTCTAGAGAAGACGCTTGCGATTGCGTTATGGGTTTGTTTTGTTTGCGCGATATTGGTTTCCATTGCAGCGGTTGCCCTGAGGCCAATGCAAGCTAATAATAAAGCCTTGGACATGAAGAAGAATATTCTTGATGTCGCTGGTTTGTTACAAGAAGGGGTCGATATCAATGCTGCTTTCGATCAGCAAATCGAGGCTAAGTTGGTTGATCTGGAAACCGGCGATTATGTCGAGGGTATTGATGTTGCGACTTACGATCAACGGAAAGCGACCAAGGATCCAGAATTAAGTATCGCTATTCCGCCGGAAGAGGATATTGCCAGTATCAAGGCCAAAGCCAAGATTGCTAAAGTTTATTTGGTCAAGGACGGAGAAGAAATACAGTCGATTATTCTGCCGGTTAGCGGATATGGTTTATGGTCGACGCTCTATGGCTTTTTAGCGCTGGAAGCTGACGGTCAAACCGTGCAAAGCATCAACTTTTACGACCAAGCCGAAACGCCGGGCTTGGGCGGTGAAGTGGTCAATCCAAATTGGCGAGCATTATGGCAAGGCAAAAAAGTTTACAACGAAGCCGGTGAGCCGGTTTTGAAATTGGTCAAAGGAACGGTCGATACCAGTAAGCCGGGCTCCGAATACCAAGTTGATGGATTAGCCGGCGCCACTTTAACCAGCGTGGGTGTGTCCAATCTGGTTAAGTATTGGATGAGCAAAGAAGGCTTTGCTACCTATTTAGATAAAGTCAGAACAGACGGGTAG